In Planctomycetota bacterium, one genomic interval encodes:
- a CDS encoding PEP-CTERM sorting domain-containing protein, which yields MRTALCAALLLTAVSHATGATIPFSEDFDDNVADGFSVSSGWTAQNQQYEVDILGAGLTRTSSVELTNADGVPIVVSSDFNLSSLDGNVGFASFSDTASGTPFYLTDFDASGNLRIFEIAGSNTQLDSGTTFEPGQSFSLGTTYTLTATFTPDGTGGLDIVSELFDGTTLVASASGNDPTALTGDFFGYRGRTTTSSQSNSIAGFGDNFSVTVVPEPASVGAIGFGLLLAARRRTR from the coding sequence ATGCGAACCGCGCTCTGTGCCGCTCTTTTGCTCACGGCTGTCAGTCATGCCACCGGAGCCACCATCCCGTTCAGCGAAGACTTCGACGACAACGTCGCCGACGGCTTCAGCGTCTCCAGCGGCTGGACCGCTCAGAACCAGCAGTACGAGGTCGACATCCTCGGCGCGGGACTGACGCGCACCAGCAGCGTCGAGCTCACCAACGCCGACGGCGTGCCGATCGTCGTTTCGTCCGACTTCAACCTGTCGAGCCTCGACGGCAACGTCGGTTTCGCTTCGTTCAGCGACACGGCATCCGGGACGCCGTTCTACCTCACGGACTTTGACGCGTCGGGCAATCTGCGCATCTTCGAGATTGCCGGCAGCAACACGCAGCTCGACAGTGGGACGACCTTTGAGCCCGGCCAGTCCTTCAGCCTCGGCACGACCTACACGCTCACCGCGACCTTCACGCCCGATGGCACAGGCGGGCTCGACATCGTGAGCGAGCTTTTCGACGGCACGACGCTCGTCGCCTCCGCCAGCGGCAACGATCCGACCGCGCTCACCGGCGACTTCTTCGGCTACCGCGGCCGAACGACCACGAGCAGCCAGAGCAACAGCATCGCCGGCTTCGGCGACAACTTCTCGGTCACGGTCGTCCCCGAGCCGGCCAGCGTCGGCGCGATCGGCTTCGGCCTGCTCCTGGCGGCCCGGCGTCGCACGCGCTGA